In Lotus japonicus ecotype B-129 chromosome 5, LjGifu_v1.2, one genomic interval encodes:
- the LOC130719225 gene encoding uncharacterized protein LOC130719225 — translation MVETRQTSRRPVPTLEGHVETINEGTERRTPPPQPQHPPPPTPQPQPPRSPEPAAITPHTAHEALCRLEARIRAMEEDNGAGREQARSLRVRDAQEEIRMLRARLRQLEEQETHSRPQPVFSQEEETSGGPIRPPYYQEERRRAPAAERVASHTPQRHRSPRRSPSRRRSPSPTRDRTHNRPRSNNALKEKESLKAFLNRFNKEAGDITGLLPDTRLVLATAALAPGPFLTSLDGKPANTLEEFLARAEKFINTEDAATLRAASQTLAIKGPPKVKEHKDQPSARDSRRKGQDERKPKKKKYDNYTPLNSSLSRILREKASTDLRDRPPPLMTRGDKLDSKRFCEFHDSPGHNTDECLNLKDKVEELIRAGRLSRYVAMSSGDLPRPCSPPPRRSPTPPRHRARTPPRHRTPPRRRSPDRQDRTPPRRQSPERRGRSRERRRSPDRHGRDEVRRHHGNNLVSVGSIAGGWAAGGPTNNSRKRSTRVIMSAAGRPRPGSLHPPRQKVAITFAEDDYSEDTGEEDDPIVVEALIDNGKIRRTLIDTGSSADIMFYDAYKSLGLSVKDLLPYDHDLTGFTGDRVLPLGYFDTCLSLGDHRICRTIKARFLVVECPTAYNAILGRPSLNTFRAIISTHHLMLKYPWAGRAVPVRGNLEMARSCYNSSCRLAREERKRKKSKAHDQGDNFHVQHTSFMTDLDPRVDQSRDDQRLKPDGESRPIQVGLLPENTTNIARGLPRDLSKRMEKLLLSNGKLFAWSSADMPGIDPAFCSHKLSVDRKFKPVAQKKRQTSAEKQQVIKQQTTELLQAGIIREVKDTTWLSNVVLVKKANGKWRMCVDYTDLNKACPKDPFPLPSIDALVDNSSGYEYLSLMDAYSGYNQIPMHRDDEEKTAFITDRGTYCYTMLPFGLKNVVATYQRMMTRIFGDLMGKSVEVYIDDIIVKTPKGGDHAADLAVVFEQLRKHNMRLNPDKCTFGVRSGKFLGYMLTNRGIMLNPDKCQAIMNMKSPRTVKEVQQLAGRMAAIGCFLLKAALRALPLYSLLKKGATFEWSEEADAAFTLLKEILSSPPILTSPKPRETLYLYLALREKAVSSVLIREEEGVQLPVYFVSRSLKGAELRYKMLEKVVLTLLTTARRLRRYFQAHRIVVRTD, via the exons ATGGTGGAAACACGTCAGACTTCCCGTCGCCCCGTACCAACCCTTGAAGGCCATGTAGAGACTATCAACGAAGGAACAGAGCGCCGCACTCCTCCTCCTCAACCCCAGCACCCCCCTCCTCCGACTCCTCAACCGCAGCCCCCTCGCTCACCAGAGCCCGCGGCCATTACCCCGCATACGGCCCATGAGGCACTCTGCCGTTTGGAGGCACGCATCCGAGCCATGGAAGAGGACAACGGGGCGGGACGAGAACAGGCCCGCAGCTTGAGGGTTCGCGACGCTCAAGAGGAGATTCGCATGCTCCGAGCACGCCTGCGACAACTTGAGGAGCAGGAAACTCACTCGCGCCCCCAACCCGTGTTTTCCCAGGAAGAAGAGACGAGTGGGGGCCCAATCCGACCCCCCTACTACCAGGAGGAGCGCCGCCGAGCTCCCGCGGCGGAGAGGGTGGCCAGCCATACTCCACAGAGACACCGCTCCCCCCGAAGGAGCCCTTCCAGGCGCAGGAGTCCTTCCCCGACTCGAGACAGGACTCACAACCGCCCCAGGTCCAACAACGCTCTT AAAGAGAAGGAGTCTCTGAAGGCGTTTCTCAACCGGTTCAACAAGGAGGCTGGGGATATCACCGGTCTCCTCCCCGACACTAGGTTGGTCCTAGCTACCGCAGCTCTCGCTCCAGGACCCTTCCTGACCTCGCTGGACGGAAAACCAGCCAACACTCTAGAGGAATTTCTGGCCCGAGCAGAGAAGTTCATAAATACGGAGGATGCTGCAACCCTACGAGCCGCGAGTCAGACGCTCGCGATCAAAGGACCGCCGAAGGTGAAAGAGCATAAAGACCAACCTTCGGCCCGGGACTCCCGACGGAAGGGTCAGGACGAACGGAagccgaagaagaagaagtatgaTAATTACACtccactgaactcctccctaTCACGTATCCTGAGGGAGAAGGCCTCCACCGACCTCAGGGACCGACCCCCTCCACTTATGACGAGGGGGGACAAGCTGGATTCTAAGAGATTTTGTGAGTTCCACGACAGCCCGGGCCACAACACGGACGAGTGCTTGAATCTCAAGGACAAGGTGGAGGAGCTGATCAGAGCAGGCAGGTTATCTAGATATGTGGCCATGTCATCAGGTGACCTCCCACGACCATGCTCACCGCCCCCCCGACGGTCACCGACCCCACCAAGACACCGTGCCCGAACCCCTCCAAGGCACCGAACCCCTCCCAGGCGCCGATCGCCCGATCGGCAAGACAGGACGCCACCCCGCCGCCAAAGCCCAGAGCGCCGCGGACGAAGCCGAGAACGTAGAAGAAGCCCCGACCGACACGGCCGGGATGAAGTTAGAAGGCATCATGGAAACAACCTAGTCAGCGTTGGTTCGATAGCCGGAGGCTGGGCCGCAGGAGGACCCACTAACAACAGCCGGAAAAGGAGTACCCGCGTCATCATGTCCGCGGCAGGAAGGCCTCGTCCAGGGTCCCTCCACCCCCCAAGGCAGAAGGTGGCCATCACCTTCGCGGAAGACGATTACAGCGAAGATACCGGCGAGGAGGATGACCCCATCGTCGTTGAAGCCTTGATCGACAATGGTAAGATCCGAAGGACACTCATCGATACAGGTAGTTCCgctgacattatgttttatgaCGCTTATAAAAGCTTAGGGCTATCGGTGAAGGACCTGCTCCCCTACGACCATGATTTGACCGGGTTCACAGGGGACAGAGTCCTGCCCTTAGGCTATTTTGATACTTGCCTTTCCCTGGGAGATCATAGGATTTGCAGGACTATTAAAGCTCGCTTTCTGGTGGTGGAATGTCCAACGGCGTACAACGCCATCCTTGGCAGGCCAAGCCTCAACACTTTCAGGGCGATCATATCCACCCACCACCTGATGCTTAAGTACCCCTGGGCAGGAAGGGCGGTACCAGTACGCGGCAATCTCGAAATGGCAAGGAGCTGCTACAACTCCAGCTGCAGGCTGGCCAGGGaggaaaggaagagaaagaagtccAAAGCCCACGACCAGGGTGACAACTTTCACGTTCAACACACCAGTTTCATGACTGACCTCGACCCCCGAGTGGACCAGTCCAGAGACGATCAGCGCCTCAAACCCGACGGGGAGTCTCGCCCTATTCAGGTCGGTCTCCTTCCGGAGAATACCACAAACATAGCTCGTGGCCTCCCCCGGGACCTCTCCAAACGCATGGAAAAGCTGCTGCTATCAAATGGGAAGTTATTTGCTTGGTCGTCGGCGGATATGCCAGGCATCGACCCTGCATTCTGCAGCCACAAGCTATCCGTCGACCGGAAATTCAAACCAGTCGCTCAGAAGAAAAGGCAAACGAGCGCCGAGAAACAGCAAGTCATCAAGCAGCAGACTACGGAGTTGCTTCAGGCCGGGATCATTCGAGAAGTCAAGGACACTACTTGGCTCTCCAACGTGGTCCTGGTCAAGAAGGCAAACGGGAAGTGGCGCATGTGCGTCGACTACACCGACCTCAACAAGGCATGCCCTAAGGACCCTTTCCCTTTACCGAGCATTGATGCACTTGTGGACAATTCCTCCGGGTACGAATACCTCTctctcatggatgcttactcaggctacaaccaaatcccTATGCATAGGGATGACGAGGAGAAAACTGCTTTCATCACCGATCGGGGCACTTACTGCTACACTATGCTGCCCTTCGGCCTCAAGAACGTAGTGGCAACCTATCAAAGGATGATGACCCGGATCTTCGGAGACTTGATGGGAAAATCGGTCGAAGTTTATATAGATGACATCATAGTCAAGACCCCGAAGGGAGGAGATCACGCAGCAGACCTTGCGGTCGTCTTCGAGCAGTTAAGGAAACAcaacatgcgcctcaacccCGACAAATGTACTTTTGGTGTTCGGAGCGGGAAGTTTCTGGGATACATGCTGACCAACCGTGGAATCATGCTGAACCCTGACAAATGTCAAGCGATCATGAATATGAAGAGCCCACGTACTGTCAAAGAAGTCCAACAGCTTGCGGGTCGCATGGCCGCGATCGGCTGCTTTTTGTTAAAGGCCGCCCTCCGCGCACTTCCTCTCTACTCACTCCTAAAGAAGGGAGCAACCTTTGAGTGGTCGGAAGAAGCCGACGCCGCGTTCACCCTGCTGAAGGAAATCCTGTCATCCCCTCCTATCCTGACCAGCCCCAAACCAAGAGAGACCCTGTACCTTTACTTGGCACTACGGGAAAAGGCAGTAAGTTCCGTTCTGATCAGGGAAGAGGAAGGAGTACAACTACCTGTCTATTTTGTCAGCCGTTCTTTGAAAGGGGCAGAGCTCAGGTATAAGATGCTAGAGAAAGTGGTGCTGACCTTACTGACCACCGCTCGGCGGCTGCGGAGATATTTTCAGGCTCATCGCATCGTGGTACGTACCGACTAG
- the LOC130720311 gene encoding 40S ribosomal protein S17-4-like has translation MGRVRTKTVKKSSRQVIERYYSRMTLDFHTNKKILEEVALIPSKRLRNKIAGFSTHLMKRIQKGPVRGISLKLQEEERERRMDFVPDESAIKTDHIAVDKETLEMLAALGMAEIPGVVQVDPVPVQQIAYGRGAGAGAPGRRY, from the coding sequence ATGGGTCGCGTCCGCACAAAGACAGTGAAGAAGTCCTCTCGTCAAGTTATCGAGAGGTACTACTCTCGCATGACACTGGATTTCCACACGAACAAGAAGATCCTCGAGGAGGTTGCTCTCATCCCATCCAAGAGGCTCCGCAACAAGATCGCCGGATTCTCCACCCATCTCATGAAGCGCATCCAGAAGGGTCCAGTTCGTGGAATCTCGCTCAAGCTTCAGGAGGAGGAGCGTGAACGCCGCATGGATTTCGTCCCTGATGAATCCGCCATCAAGACTGATCATATCGCGGTTGATAAGGAGACTCTTGAAATGCTTGCTGCTCTCGGCATGGCGGAGATTCCAGGTGTTGTTCAGGTTGATCCAGTTCCGGTTCAGCAAATTGCCTACGGTCGCGGTGCCGGCGCCGGTGCCCCTGGCCGGAGGTATTGA